In Actinoplanes derwentensis, the following proteins share a genomic window:
- a CDS encoding lipase family protein codes for MITLRRVVPLVVGPLLVLGTAVPASAAGAPGSVISATPLPGKEAPGSTATTITYWTENSLDQPRRALATIYVPTGTAPAGGWPILANAHVTAGLGDACAYTDDYGTAAADVNVVTPWIQAGFAFVATEYIGIGTEGSHAYLDATAEANAVIDSVRAARAVAPTLSSSYVVNGISQGGHATLATAAAAKERAPELRLAAAMADAPATKVEGYIPLAGPYIPPLPAPDYTTYVSYILAGLETARPDFDLDAYLTPAGRAVVDDAHELCYFDMNTRTQGVSIGQMLTKPLNTGPFPAVLREVTTLPVSGYDAPVLVNQGRFDVVAFPFLTDLQVTEMLVHGAKVTYRQYATGHNVWAQALPNNIAFARKHLAG; via the coding sequence ATGATTACCCTCCGCCGTGTCGTACCGCTGGTGGTAGGGCCGCTCCTGGTTCTCGGGACGGCCGTCCCGGCGTCGGCCGCCGGCGCCCCGGGCTCGGTGATCAGTGCGACGCCGCTGCCGGGCAAGGAGGCGCCCGGCAGCACCGCGACGACGATCACCTACTGGACCGAGAACTCGCTCGACCAGCCGCGCCGGGCGCTCGCCACCATCTACGTGCCCACCGGGACGGCACCGGCCGGCGGCTGGCCGATCCTGGCCAACGCGCACGTCACCGCCGGTCTCGGCGACGCCTGCGCCTACACCGACGACTACGGGACGGCCGCGGCGGACGTCAACGTCGTCACCCCGTGGATCCAGGCCGGGTTCGCCTTCGTCGCCACCGAGTACATCGGCATCGGCACCGAGGGCTCGCACGCCTATCTGGACGCCACCGCCGAAGCCAACGCGGTGATCGACTCGGTGCGCGCGGCCCGCGCGGTGGCACCCACCCTGTCCAGTAGTTACGTCGTGAACGGCATCTCCCAGGGCGGCCACGCCACCCTCGCCACCGCGGCCGCGGCCAAGGAACGGGCGCCGGAGTTGCGGCTCGCCGCCGCCATGGCCGACGCCCCGGCCACCAAGGTCGAGGGCTACATCCCACTCGCGGGGCCGTACATCCCGCCGCTGCCCGCGCCGGACTACACCACCTACGTCTCCTACATCCTCGCCGGACTGGAGACCGCCCGGCCGGACTTCGACCTGGACGCCTACCTGACGCCGGCCGGCCGCGCGGTCGTCGACGACGCGCACGAACTCTGCTACTTCGACATGAACACCCGCACCCAGGGCGTGTCGATCGGGCAGATGCTGACCAAGCCGCTGAACACCGGGCCGTTCCCGGCGGTACTGCGTGAGGTCACCACGCTGCCGGTGTCCGGGTACGACGCGCCGGTGCTGGTGAACCAGGGCCGGTTCGATGTGGTGGCCTTCCCGTTCCTGACCGATCTGCAGGTCACCGAAATGCTGGTGCACGGGGCGAAGGTCACGTACCGCCAATACGCGACCGGTCACAACGTGTGGGCGCAGGCACTGCCGAACAACATCGCCTTCGCCCGCAAGCACCTGGCCGGCTAG
- a CDS encoding rod shape-determining protein, which yields MTPSPDLAVAVDLGSNTAGVWAARQGVVSGPTGAAVHRGRVTDVDDCATVLTHLVERYPTPIPDADLLVACRPVLSTEADEALMRRALDTALTPRRIVFIDSVRAAAIGAGATAGALLIADIGAQVTEVALLDHGRVVAARRTGIGTRDLTDGATIDLITDVVAGHLDELRETCPDENLTEAVERGLLLVGDGASHPGLSEALADAVRLRVHRAASPHTAALNGARMAAASALRHPSRAIRTR from the coding sequence GTGACCCCCTCCCCCGATCTCGCCGTCGCCGTGGATCTCGGCAGCAACACCGCCGGAGTCTGGGCCGCCCGTCAGGGTGTCGTGAGCGGCCCCACCGGTGCCGCCGTACACCGTGGCCGCGTCACCGACGTCGACGACTGCGCCACCGTGCTGACCCACCTCGTCGAGCGCTACCCGACCCCGATCCCGGACGCCGACCTGCTCGTCGCCTGCCGTCCGGTCCTCAGCACCGAAGCCGACGAGGCGCTGATGCGCCGCGCCCTCGACACCGCCCTGACGCCCCGCCGGATCGTCTTCATCGACAGCGTGCGCGCCGCCGCGATCGGTGCCGGCGCGACCGCCGGAGCACTGCTGATCGCCGACATCGGCGCCCAGGTCACCGAGGTCGCGCTCCTCGACCACGGCCGGGTGGTGGCGGCCCGGCGCACCGGCATCGGCACCCGCGACCTCACCGACGGCGCGACCATCGACCTGATCACCGACGTGGTCGCCGGTCACCTCGACGAGCTGCGGGAGACCTGCCCCGACGAGAACCTGACCGAAGCCGTCGAACGCGGGTTACTGCTCGTCGGCGACGGCGCCTCCCACCCCGGCCTGTCCGAGGCCCTGGCCGACGCCGTGCGGCTGCGGGTCCATCGCGCCGCGTCACCGCACACCGCGGCCCTGAACGGAGCCCGCATGGCCGCCGCGTCCGCCCTGCGCCACCCCAGCCGGGCGATCCGGACCAGATGA
- a CDS encoding carbohydrate ABC transporter permease, translated as MTVPVRERRRRETVAGYTFLSPWLLGFVLLTAGPMIASLYLSFTSYDLFSDPEWIGTENYTKLFADERFRHSVIVTLGYVVLATPLKLAAALAVAVLLNGARRGQGFYRSAFYAPSLIGASVSIAIVWKALFGTEGAVDQIGQFFGWNSGGWVGNPSLSMPMLVLLSVWQFGAPMVIFLAGLKQVPAEIHEAALVDGASRTRRFWSITLPMISPVLFFNLILETIHAFQIFNSAYVISGGNGSPAGSTLFYTLYLYMRGFADLRMGYASAMAWLLAIVVAVLTLIMFRTSKSWVHYGGDQS; from the coding sequence GTGACCGTGCCGGTCCGGGAACGCCGGCGGCGGGAGACCGTCGCCGGCTACACCTTCCTGTCGCCCTGGCTGCTCGGCTTCGTCCTGCTCACCGCCGGGCCGATGATCGCCTCGCTGTACCTGTCGTTCACCTCGTACGACCTGTTCAGCGACCCCGAATGGATCGGCACCGAGAACTACACGAAACTGTTCGCCGACGAACGGTTCCGGCACTCGGTGATCGTCACCCTCGGCTACGTCGTGCTGGCCACCCCGCTGAAACTGGCCGCCGCCCTCGCCGTCGCGGTGCTGCTCAACGGTGCGCGCCGAGGCCAGGGCTTCTACCGCTCGGCCTTCTACGCCCCGTCACTGATCGGCGCCAGCGTCTCCATCGCGATCGTCTGGAAAGCCCTGTTCGGCACCGAGGGCGCCGTGGATCAGATCGGGCAGTTCTTCGGCTGGAACTCCGGCGGCTGGGTCGGCAACCCGTCGCTGTCGATGCCGATGCTCGTACTGCTGTCGGTCTGGCAGTTCGGCGCCCCGATGGTCATCTTCCTGGCCGGCCTCAAACAGGTGCCCGCCGAGATCCACGAAGCCGCACTGGTCGACGGCGCGAGCCGCACCCGCCGGTTCTGGAGCATCACCCTGCCGATGATCTCCCCGGTGCTGTTCTTCAACCTGATCCTGGAGACGATCCACGCCTTCCAGATCTTCAACTCGGCCTACGTCATCTCCGGCGGCAACGGCTCCCCGGCGGGCTCGACCCTGTTCTACACGCTCTACCTCTACATGCGCGGCTTCGCCGATCTACGGATGGGGTACGCGTCGGCGATGGCCTGGCTGCTGGCCATAGTCGTGGCGGTCCTGACCCTGATCATGTTCCGCACGTCGAAGTCGTGGGTCCACTACGGAGGTGATCAGTCGTGA
- a CDS encoding ABC transporter substrate-binding protein, giving the protein MVNRRQLLMLGALGAAAPALTACGGGDDVDGTGAATLNFAFWGNDDRAGKYKQAIDLFQQQNTTIKVQTSFAAWDVYWQQRSTEAASSSLPDVLQMDLAYLAKYSRTRQLLKLDDNLGSGLNVSGIDPNILPAGKYEDGTFAIPTGTNAFTLNYNATLLAELGVAEPKAPLTWAQYQQFIKDVSAKGAARPEKVYGSWDYTSVFWTFLHFVRQSGKDPFNGNKINFTEADLTAWWSSTAPMRPTELLPAKVVTELKPVSPFAKSRTASEFSWDNQIAGYLGDAGGKGEFKQLTLPTDSGTSGLFYKASMLLAVAQNSKFPKQSVKLIDFLINNPEVGKIFGTSKGVPVVQAQRDAIQATGIDANVLAYEASVKSSVGTSQGALPEGFGTIETDFLTISEEISYGKVTPADAAKRWFANAADALEQ; this is encoded by the coding sequence ATGGTGAACAGGCGTCAACTGCTCATGCTCGGTGCGCTCGGTGCGGCCGCTCCGGCCCTGACCGCCTGCGGCGGGGGAGACGATGTCGACGGCACCGGTGCGGCGACGCTGAACTTCGCCTTCTGGGGCAACGACGACCGGGCCGGCAAGTACAAGCAGGCCATCGACCTGTTCCAGCAGCAGAACACCACGATCAAGGTGCAGACCTCGTTCGCCGCGTGGGACGTCTACTGGCAGCAGCGATCCACCGAGGCCGCCAGCTCCAGCCTCCCCGACGTGCTCCAGATGGACCTGGCCTACCTCGCCAAGTACTCCCGGACCCGCCAGCTGCTCAAACTCGACGACAACCTCGGCTCCGGCCTGAACGTCAGCGGCATCGACCCGAACATCCTGCCGGCCGGCAAGTACGAGGACGGCACCTTCGCCATCCCCACCGGCACCAACGCGTTCACCCTGAACTACAACGCCACCCTGCTCGCCGAACTGGGCGTGGCCGAACCCAAGGCGCCGCTGACCTGGGCGCAGTACCAGCAGTTCATCAAGGACGTCTCCGCCAAGGGCGCCGCCCGGCCGGAGAAGGTCTACGGCTCCTGGGACTACACCAGCGTCTTCTGGACCTTCCTGCACTTCGTCCGGCAGTCGGGCAAGGACCCGTTCAACGGCAACAAGATCAACTTCACCGAGGCCGACCTCACCGCCTGGTGGTCGTCGACGGCCCCGATGCGGCCCACCGAGTTGCTCCCGGCCAAGGTCGTGACCGAGCTCAAGCCCGTCTCACCGTTCGCCAAGAGCCGGACCGCCTCCGAGTTCTCCTGGGACAACCAGATCGCCGGATACCTCGGCGACGCCGGTGGCAAGGGCGAGTTCAAGCAGCTCACCCTGCCCACCGACAGTGGCACCAGCGGCCTGTTCTACAAGGCCTCGATGCTGCTGGCGGTGGCCCAGAACTCGAAGTTCCCGAAGCAGTCGGTCAAGCTGATCGACTTCCTGATCAACAATCCCGAAGTCGGCAAGATCTTCGGTACGTCCAAGGGCGTGCCCGTGGTCCAGGCGCAACGTGACGCGATCCAGGCCACCGGTATCGACGCGAACGTGCTGGCCTACGAGGCGAGCGTGAAGTCCTCGGTCGGGACCTCGCAGGGCGCCCTGCCGGAGGGTTTCGGCACCATCGAGACCGACTTCCTCACCATCTCCGAAGAGATCAGCTACGGCAAGGTCACCCCGGCCGACGCCGCAAAACGCTGGTTCGCCAACGCCGCCGACGCGCTGGAACAGTGA
- a CDS encoding metallophosphoesterase, producing the protein MIVFAVLAVVAVVAIFAALHWYLWRRLVAASTVPGSRWRRAGTVFFVAAPILAVGAMSAEALPVPLVMKSALGWPGYLWLAVFIYLLIGVLVGEAVRPLLTRWLGRRDRAAAPEPAMAGVGGSVSGFDSRAGDGVASGGDVAGGDAGDGIAVGGDVGGGSAETGDGVRTIPDGAPGRAFGTPALLSRRRFVSRVVGGAAAAAALGTVGHGTWDVLDGPSVKRVIVPLAKLPRSAHGFRIAVVSDVHISAVLGRGFAQRVTDTINATQPDLIAVVGDLVDGSVEDLSGSVEPLRGLRSRHGTFFVTGNHEYFSGADEWVRKVRELGWQPLENARTAMPGFDLAGVNDVAGADTGEGPDFGAALGDRDPARASVLLAHQPIVIHDAVRHGVDLQLSGHTHGGQMWPGTIVAAAANPTLAGLERYGDTQLYVSRGAGAWGPPVRVGAPSDITVVQLASGQA; encoded by the coding sequence ATGATCGTATTTGCCGTGCTGGCGGTGGTCGCCGTGGTGGCGATCTTCGCTGCCCTCCACTGGTACCTCTGGCGGCGCCTGGTCGCCGCGAGCACCGTGCCGGGCTCGCGGTGGCGGCGGGCCGGGACGGTCTTCTTCGTCGCGGCGCCGATCCTCGCGGTGGGGGCGATGTCCGCCGAGGCGCTGCCGGTCCCACTCGTGATGAAGAGCGCGCTCGGCTGGCCCGGCTATCTGTGGCTGGCCGTCTTCATCTACCTGCTGATCGGCGTGCTGGTCGGGGAAGCCGTCCGGCCGCTGCTCACCCGGTGGCTGGGGCGCCGCGACCGGGCGGCCGCCCCCGAACCGGCGATGGCCGGTGTCGGCGGCTCCGTCTCCGGGTTCGATTCCCGTGCGGGCGACGGCGTTGCGAGCGGCGGCGACGTGGCCGGCGGCGATGCGGGTGACGGCATTGCGGTCGGCGGCGACGTGGGCGGCGGCTCCGCCGAAACGGGAGACGGCGTTCGTACGATCCCGGACGGCGCCCCGGGGAGAGCTTTCGGCACGCCGGCTCTGCTGTCACGGCGCCGGTTCGTGTCGCGGGTCGTCGGTGGCGCGGCAGCGGCGGCGGCCCTCGGCACCGTGGGACACGGGACCTGGGACGTGCTCGACGGCCCGTCCGTCAAACGGGTCATCGTGCCGCTGGCGAAACTGCCTCGCAGTGCGCACGGTTTCCGCATCGCGGTGGTCAGTGACGTGCACATCAGTGCCGTGCTGGGCCGTGGTTTCGCGCAACGGGTCACCGACACCATCAACGCCACCCAGCCCGACCTGATCGCCGTCGTCGGAGACCTGGTCGACGGCAGTGTCGAGGACCTGTCCGGATCGGTCGAGCCGTTGCGTGGGCTGCGGTCGCGGCACGGCACCTTCTTCGTGACCGGCAACCACGAGTATTTCTCCGGCGCCGACGAATGGGTGCGGAAGGTGCGCGAGCTGGGTTGGCAGCCGCTGGAGAACGCTCGTACCGCGATGCCCGGTTTTGATCTGGCCGGTGTCAACGATGTGGCAGGTGCGGACACCGGCGAGGGCCCGGATTTCGGGGCGGCTCTCGGGGACCGTGATCCGGCGCGTGCCTCGGTCCTGCTGGCACACCAGCCGATCGTCATTCACGACGCGGTTCGGCACGGTGTCGACCTGCAGCTGTCCGGGCACACGCACGGCGGTCAGATGTGGCCGGGAACGATCGTCGCCGCGGCGGCGAACCCGACTCTGGCCGGTCTGGAGAGGTACGGCGACACCCAGCTGTATGTGAGCCGTGGCGCCGGAGCCTGGGGCCCACCGGTCCGGGTCGGTGCTCCGTCGGACATCACCGTCGTCCAGTTGGCGTCCGGCCAGGCGTAG
- a CDS encoding putative bifunctional diguanylate cyclase/phosphodiesterase, which yields MIEALWGSRTVRVLALTTAVAVALVTVQPPGFVQVTRLLIAISTALTIYVCFRMTRHPEFGGQSRRFWERTLFAMSAMTLAIGCDLISPYTTGSLVTGVGTVSRVLGAVAFAWALLRLSTHTDTRAQKVALWLDITTLTAASMILLGHAVLDDFLKERASIPPEPMALLVTSGVGVFLVARLALSRGSLLPPRALAATAVAACTGGMVPPMAMLLGWGAGVPGSGPLMVAPVIANLGLVLAGRFQLVDDRNAGAAEPGGIWRRVLPYAAVVAVDLLLLAHVHSGDSGLMVVTVGAVFLTVLVVARQLVASRENEVLEARFRLLVQNSSDVISISDTDGQVTYCSPAIGRVLGLPPSAAIGTLVPDWAHPDDTAGLRECWEKTLSGGPGASATCRMRVRNSAGEWRWMEIATTNLLHEPSVGGVLTNSRDVTETTLVQERLSHEVTHDALTGIANRVLFTRRMEAAVAGGGPFSIVLMDLDGFKGVNDTLGHAAGDALLIAVAERMTASVRSTDTVARLGGDEFAILFDGLVGDPVDRVLVRITEALLIPVPVQEQLISVRASFGVADASGDVDELLHNADIAMYAAKLRGEGGHVRYSDGMRIQGRDDPAGPLRAAIAAGELVLHYQPVVSLPGGRLAGVEALVRWRHPERGLLGPGEFIPLAEESGLIVPLGAWVLREAVRQSAQWITEFGDAAPGTVAVNVSAAQLREDGFAEVVATALRAEGLAAARLCAEITESTAIGGGATGRNLTMLREIGVRLSLDDFGTGSATLSTLATCPVDQIKLDRSFVTGPDAIPQAVIQLAHSLGIEAVAEGIETQEQADRLAGLGYHLGQGFLYARPMPAAELAARLPAFTVA from the coding sequence GTGATCGAGGCTCTGTGGGGTAGCCGGACGGTGCGGGTTCTGGCGCTGACGACGGCGGTGGCCGTCGCCCTCGTGACGGTTCAGCCGCCCGGATTCGTCCAGGTCACCCGGTTGTTGATCGCGATCTCGACGGCGCTGACCATCTACGTCTGCTTCCGGATGACGCGGCACCCGGAGTTCGGCGGGCAGTCCCGCAGGTTCTGGGAGCGCACCCTGTTCGCGATGAGTGCCATGACACTCGCGATCGGGTGTGACCTGATCTCCCCGTACACGACGGGGTCATTGGTCACCGGGGTCGGAACCGTGAGCCGGGTCCTCGGCGCGGTCGCGTTCGCCTGGGCGTTGTTGCGCCTGTCGACACATACCGACACCCGGGCTCAGAAGGTCGCGCTCTGGCTGGACATCACCACGCTCACCGCCGCGAGCATGATCCTGCTCGGGCACGCGGTCCTCGACGACTTCCTGAAGGAGCGCGCGAGTATCCCCCCGGAACCAATGGCGTTGCTGGTCACCAGCGGGGTGGGGGTCTTCCTGGTGGCCCGTCTCGCTCTCAGCCGCGGCTCGCTGCTGCCACCACGGGCTCTGGCCGCCACCGCGGTAGCGGCGTGTACGGGTGGCATGGTGCCGCCGATGGCGATGCTGCTGGGCTGGGGCGCCGGTGTTCCCGGTAGTGGACCGCTGATGGTAGCGCCGGTGATCGCCAATCTGGGACTGGTGCTCGCCGGGCGTTTCCAGCTCGTCGACGACCGGAACGCCGGCGCCGCTGAGCCGGGTGGAATCTGGCGCCGGGTCCTGCCGTACGCCGCAGTCGTCGCCGTTGATCTTCTGTTGCTCGCCCACGTGCACAGCGGTGACAGCGGTCTGATGGTGGTGACCGTGGGCGCGGTGTTCCTGACCGTGCTGGTGGTGGCCCGTCAGCTCGTCGCGTCCCGGGAGAACGAGGTGCTGGAGGCGCGGTTCCGGCTGCTGGTGCAGAACTCGTCCGACGTCATCTCGATCTCCGACACCGACGGCCAGGTGACGTATTGCAGCCCGGCGATCGGCCGGGTGCTCGGTCTCCCCCCGTCCGCGGCGATCGGCACGCTGGTCCCGGACTGGGCACATCCGGACGACACGGCCGGGTTGCGGGAGTGCTGGGAGAAGACGCTGAGCGGTGGTCCCGGCGCTTCGGCGACCTGCCGGATGCGGGTGCGCAACAGTGCCGGCGAGTGGCGCTGGATGGAGATCGCCACCACGAATCTGCTGCACGAGCCGAGCGTGGGCGGTGTCCTGACCAACAGCCGGGACGTCACCGAGACGACGCTGGTGCAGGAGCGGCTGAGTCACGAGGTGACCCATGACGCGCTGACCGGGATCGCCAACCGGGTGCTCTTCACCAGGCGGATGGAGGCGGCGGTGGCCGGTGGCGGGCCGTTCAGCATCGTGCTGATGGATCTGGACGGCTTCAAGGGCGTCAACGACACCCTGGGTCACGCCGCCGGGGACGCGTTGCTGATCGCGGTGGCGGAACGGATGACCGCGAGCGTACGGTCGACCGACACGGTGGCGCGGCTCGGCGGCGACGAGTTCGCGATCCTGTTCGACGGGCTGGTCGGTGATCCGGTGGACCGGGTCCTGGTCCGGATCACCGAGGCCCTGCTGATCCCGGTGCCGGTGCAGGAGCAGTTGATCTCGGTGCGGGCGAGTTTCGGGGTGGCCGACGCCAGCGGCGACGTGGACGAGCTGCTGCACAACGCCGATATCGCCATGTACGCGGCGAAGTTGCGAGGCGAGGGCGGTCACGTCCGCTACAGCGACGGCATGCGGATCCAGGGGCGGGACGACCCGGCCGGTCCGCTGCGCGCGGCGATCGCCGCCGGTGAGCTCGTGCTGCACTACCAGCCGGTGGTGTCGTTGCCGGGCGGGCGGCTGGCCGGGGTCGAGGCGCTGGTGCGCTGGCGGCATCCGGAGCGTGGCCTGCTCGGCCCGGGGGAGTTCATCCCGCTCGCCGAGGAGTCCGGTCTGATCGTCCCGCTCGGTGCCTGGGTGCTGCGCGAGGCGGTCCGCCAGTCGGCGCAGTGGATCACCGAGTTCGGGGACGCCGCGCCCGGCACCGTCGCGGTGAACGTGTCGGCGGCCCAACTGCGCGAGGACGGGTTCGCCGAGGTGGTGGCCACGGCGCTGCGGGCCGAAGGGCTTGCGGCGGCCCGGCTCTGTGCCGAGATCACCGAGAGCACCGCGATCGGTGGTGGTGCCACCGGGCGGAACCTGACGATGCTGCGGGAGATCGGTGTCCGGTTGTCGCTGGACGACTTCGGCACCGGCTCGGCCACGCTCAGCACGCTCGCCACCTGCCCGGTCGACCAGATCAAGCTGGACCGGTCGTTCGTGACCGGCCCGGACGCGATTCCGCAGGCGGTGATCCAGCTCGCGCACTCCCTCGGGATCGAGGCGGTCGCCGAGGGCATCGAGACCCAGGAGCAGGCGGACCGGCTGGCCGGGCTCGGTTACCACCTGGGGCAGGGCTTCCTCTACGCCCGGCCGATGCCGGCCGCCGAACTGGCCGCGAGGCTGCCGGCTTTCACCGTTGCTTGA
- a CDS encoding GbsR/MarR family transcriptional regulator, translating to MPGGRLTQQERQQITAGLADGLAYAEIARRLDRPTSTVTREVMRNGGPTAYRAELAHHATERRARQRRKTTPGPAGPPPVQGRDAEAVREYEDTFATVFIQSGLPKMTARILAGLYTADTGSLTAAELSTRLRVSPASVSKAIAFLESQGLVRRERDDRRRERYVVDDDVMYQSTMASARATAHLGDIARQGVAVLGSGTPAAARLENIARFVDFVSESIGRAADQAREILHTKPAAPPEA from the coding sequence GTGCCGGGAGGCAGACTCACCCAGCAGGAGCGCCAGCAGATCACCGCGGGCCTGGCCGACGGTCTCGCCTACGCGGAGATCGCCCGGCGCCTGGACCGGCCGACCTCGACCGTCACCCGGGAGGTCATGCGCAACGGCGGCCCCACCGCCTACCGCGCCGAGCTGGCCCACCACGCCACCGAGCGCCGCGCCCGCCAGCGCCGCAAGACCACCCCCGGCCCGGCCGGCCCGCCACCGGTGCAGGGGCGGGACGCCGAGGCGGTCCGGGAGTACGAGGACACTTTCGCCACCGTCTTCATCCAGTCGGGCCTGCCCAAGATGACGGCCCGGATCCTGGCCGGCCTCTACACCGCCGACACCGGCAGCCTCACCGCCGCCGAACTCTCCACCCGCCTGCGGGTCAGCCCGGCGTCGGTGTCCAAAGCGATCGCGTTCCTGGAATCCCAGGGCCTGGTCCGCCGCGAAAGAGACGACCGCCGCCGCGAACGCTACGTGGTCGACGACGACGTGATGTACCAGTCCACGATGGCCAGCGCCCGAGCCACCGCCCACCTCGGCGACATCGCCCGCCAGGGCGTAGCCGTCCTGGGTTCCGGCACCCCGGCGGCGGCCCGTTTGGAGAACATCGCCCGCTTCGTGGACTTCGTCTCGGAATCCATCGGCCGAGCCGCCGACCAGGCCCGCGAGATCCTCCACACCAAACCGGCCGCGCCCCCGGAAGCCTGA
- a CDS encoding serine hydrolase domain-containing protein, with protein sequence MRNESGQHFQKAVDEFVAAGFAGLQMRVNNEHGEWAGTAGVRELGDGTPPSIDGHFWAGSVAKTFTASLVLLLVADGRLDLDAPVAEHLTDLGLDERITTRMLLRHTSGLFNYTGEYYPDGTFAPGIPAVGKEWVDTRLDTYRAADLVALALSKPARFEPGTDWSYANTNYTVATLLVERITGDSFGGQMQQRILGPLGLRDTILAGAVTDLPEPYAHGYCRYQDGAEWKVQDVSRQNLSMLPGAGAAITTTRDLHLFFAALNSGKILPAPLLDEMREPHGPIDYGLGIFVQDLGDAGIVYHHNGGAPGGYGALMYSSPDGSRTLTAGITMGDAEADPAEIFPQALDTLVRAVFSGS encoded by the coding sequence ATGAGAAACGAGAGCGGGCAGCACTTCCAGAAGGCAGTGGACGAGTTCGTCGCGGCGGGGTTCGCCGGGCTGCAGATGCGGGTGAACAATGAGCACGGCGAGTGGGCCGGCACTGCCGGGGTCCGCGAACTGGGCGACGGCACTCCGCCGTCGATCGACGGTCATTTCTGGGCGGGCAGCGTCGCCAAGACGTTCACCGCCTCGCTGGTCCTGCTGCTGGTGGCCGACGGGCGGCTCGATCTGGACGCACCGGTCGCCGAGCACCTGACCGATCTCGGTCTGGACGAGCGGATCACCACGCGGATGCTGCTGCGGCACACCAGTGGGCTGTTCAACTACACCGGCGAGTACTACCCGGACGGCACCTTCGCCCCCGGGATCCCGGCGGTCGGTAAAGAGTGGGTGGACACCCGGCTGGACACCTACCGCGCCGCCGACCTGGTCGCGCTGGCACTGTCCAAGCCGGCCCGGTTCGAGCCCGGCACCGACTGGAGCTATGCGAACACCAACTACACCGTGGCCACGCTGCTGGTCGAGCGGATCACCGGTGACTCGTTCGGCGGCCAGATGCAGCAGCGGATCCTCGGACCGCTCGGGCTGCGCGACACGATCCTGGCCGGTGCGGTGACGGACCTGCCCGAGCCGTACGCCCACGGCTACTGCCGCTACCAGGACGGTGCCGAGTGGAAGGTGCAGGACGTCTCGCGCCAGAACCTGTCCATGCTTCCCGGGGCCGGTGCCGCCATCACCACCACCCGTGACCTGCACCTCTTCTTCGCGGCGCTGAACAGCGGCAAGATCCTGCCGGCACCGCTGCTGGACGAGATGCGGGAGCCGCACGGCCCGATCGACTACGGCCTCGGCATCTTCGTCCAGGACCTCGGCGACGCCGGCATCGTCTACCACCACAACGGTGGCGCCCCGGGCGGTTACGGGGCACTGATGTACAGCAGCCCCGACGGCAGTAGGACCCTCACCGCCGGGATCACCATGGGCGATGCCGAAGCCGACCCTGCCGAAATCTTCCCGCAGGCACTCGACACCCTGGTCAGGGCCGTCTTCAGCGGATCTTAG
- a CDS encoding carbohydrate ABC transporter permease — MKTNRAGSIGFHLGALAVLVVVLYPGVWTIASSFKQKSQIVGSANPFTASPTLDNFRTALSGIAGISFWQFFGNSLVLAVLSVVTIVVSSAISAYALARIRFPGRDLWFALMIGTMLVPAHVMLIPQYIVFQKAQLVNTLVPLLIGKLLATDAFFVFLMVQFIRSMPRELDEAAQVDGAGHTRIFWSIILPLLRPAIATSSIFAFIWSWNDFLGPLLYLKKPDMYTLPLALRLYIDQTTTSDYGAQIAMAVLALVPVMLMFFVFQRYLIEGVATQGLKG, encoded by the coding sequence GTGAAGACGAACCGGGCCGGCAGCATCGGCTTCCACCTGGGCGCCCTGGCCGTCCTGGTGGTGGTCCTCTACCCCGGAGTCTGGACCATCGCGTCCTCCTTCAAACAGAAGAGCCAGATCGTCGGCAGCGCCAACCCGTTCACCGCCTCCCCGACACTGGACAACTTCCGCACGGCCCTGTCCGGGATCGCCGGCATCAGCTTCTGGCAGTTCTTCGGCAACTCCCTGGTGCTGGCCGTGTTGTCGGTGGTCACGATCGTCGTTTCCAGTGCGATCAGCGCGTACGCGCTGGCCAGGATCCGTTTCCCCGGCCGGGACCTGTGGTTCGCCCTGATGATCGGCACCATGCTCGTGCCCGCGCACGTGATGCTGATCCCGCAGTACATCGTGTTCCAGAAAGCCCAGCTGGTGAACACCCTGGTCCCGCTGCTGATCGGCAAACTGCTGGCCACCGACGCGTTCTTCGTCTTCCTGATGGTCCAGTTCATCCGCAGCATGCCCCGCGAACTCGACGAGGCCGCCCAGGTCGACGGCGCCGGCCACACCCGGATCTTCTGGTCGATCATCCTGCCGCTGCTGCGCCCGGCGATCGCCACGTCGTCGATCTTCGCGTTCATCTGGAGCTGGAACGACTTCCTCGGGCCACTGCTGTACTTGAAGAAACCGGACATGTACACGCTGCCGCTGGCTCTGCGCCTGTACATCGACCAGACCACCACGTCCGATTACGGGGCACAGATCGCGATGGCCGTACTGGCGCTGGTGC